The proteins below are encoded in one region of Synchiropus splendidus isolate RoL2022-P1 chromosome 13, RoL_Sspl_1.0, whole genome shotgun sequence:
- the cdc20 gene encoding cell division cycle protein 20 homolog has translation MSQFGFENDMRSVLKLDVPIQNAPMARWQRKSSTNGLSPGKQGNATLSSSKTPSKTPGKTKKPTPCKIGADRFIPVRSTQQMEVASFLLTKQKDAAEANDAGAAAENRKAMSVLLNGYNVEDAKILHFGSRPLNAAEGFQNNLKVLYHQATTPASVKKTRYISPTPDRILDAPDLRNDFYLTLLDWSSLNVLAVALNNSVYLWDATRGDITLLMQMEEESDYICSVSWTKQGNYLAVGTSDSKVQLWDVEKQKRLRLLAGHTGRVGSLSWNDHILSSGSKSGHIHHHDVRVANHHIQTLAGHAQEVCGLKWSPDGRYLASGSNDNLVCVWPRVNEGSVANAAQPVHCWNDHQGAIKALAWCPWQPNVLASGGGTSDRRIRIWNVNSGSCITSLETQSQISSLVFVPNYKELVSAHGYTCNSVSIWRYPSLTRVAELSGHGDRVLSMTMSPDSSTIATVAADETIRLWKSFEMDPVKKKASERLAKPTTSSVMLNALR, from the exons ATGTCTCAGTTTGGCTTTGAAAACGACATGCGCAGCGTCCTGAAACTCGACGTCCCCATCCAGAACGCTCCCATGGCTAGATGGCAGAGGAAGTCCAGCACCAACGGCCTGTCGCCTGGAAAACAGGGAAATGCCACATTGAGCTCCTCAAAGACGCCGAGCAAAACACCTG GCAAAACGAAGAAGCCGACTCCCTGTAAGATCGGCGCTGATCGCTTCATCCCAGTTCGGAGCACTCAACAAATGGAGGTGGCCAGCTTCCTGCTGACCAAGCAGAAGGACGCAGCTGAAGCTAATGACGCCGGGGCCGCAGCA GAGAACCGAAAAGCCATGTCGGTGTTGCTGAACGGCTACAACGTCGAAGATGCCAAGATCCTTCATTTTGGCTCGAGGCCTCTCAATGCGGCTGAAG GTTTTCAAAACAACTTGAAAGTCCTCTACCACCAGGCAACGACGCCAGCCTCTGTGAAAAAGACAAGATACATCTCTCCCACACCCGACAGAATCTTGGATGCTCCTGATCTGCGCAACGATTTCT ATTTGACCCTGCTGGACTGGAGCAGTCTGAACGTCCTGGCGGTGGCGCTCAACAACAGCGTGTACCTGTGGGATGCCACTCGAGGCGACATCACTCTCCTGatgcagatggaggaggagtcCGACTACATCTGCTCCGTGTCCTGGACTAAACAGGGCAACTATCTGGCTGTTGGAACCAGTGACTCCAAAGTTCAA CTGTGGGATGTTGAGAAACAGAAGCGCCTGCGCTTGCTCGCTGGCCACACGGGCAGAGTTGGCAGTCTCAGCTGGAACGACCACATCCTGTCCAG TGGCTCCAAATCGGGACACATTCACCACCATGACGTCCGGGTGGCGAACCATCACATCCAGACTTTGGCAGGCCACGCACAGGAAGTCTGTGGCCTGAAGTGGTCGCCGGATGGCCGCTATCTGGCCAGCGGCAGCAACGACAACTTGGTGTGCGTTTGGCCGCGGGTCAACGAGGGCAGCGTGGCCAATGCCGCCCAGCCCGTCCACTGCTGGAACGACCACCAAGGAGCGATCAAG GCTCTGGCCTGGTGCCCATGGCAGCCCAATGTACTGGCATCTGGTGGCGGCACAAGTGACCGACGCATTCGCATCTGGAACGTGAATAGTGGCTCCTGCATCACCTCATTGGAGACGCAGTCGCAG ATCTCTTCCTTGGTTTTCGTGCCGAACTACAAAGAGCTGGTTTCAGCGCATGGCTACACCTGCAACAGTGTGTCCATCTGGAGGTACCCATCTCTCACCAGAGTGGCTGAGCTCAGCG GACACGGAGACCGAGTTCTCAGCATGACCATGAGTCCAGACAGCTCGACCATCGCAACGGTGGCTGCAGATGAGACCATCCGTCTGTGGAAGAGCTTCGAAATGGACCCCGTGAAGAAGAAGGCCAGTGAGAGATTGGCCAAGCCCACCACCAGCAGCGTGATGCTCAATGCACTCCGATAA